The DNA segment ACAAGGGTAATGTCATAAGAGCCGGCTACTCGGCCGAACTTGACAACCTCAAAGATTCGATCAAATCGGCCCGTGTCTTTATCGCATCGTTACAGCAGAAAGAGCGGGAACGTACCGGCATCCCGTCGCTGAAAGTGGGATACAATCAGGTCTTCGGGTATTATATCGAAATTACCCGCACTCATCTGGAAAAGACTCCGTCCGATTATATCCGCAAGCAGACGCTGGTCAATGCCGAACGGTTCATCACCCAGGAATTAAAGGAAAAAGAAGAACTGATCGCGGCGGCCGAAGAGAAAATTTTCGCCCTCGAAGAACGTCTCTATAACGAGTTAGTGGAAAATGCGGCCGAATCTCTGAAAGATATTATAGCCGTCGCCGAAATTATTTCTGAGTTCGATTTAATCGCCGCGCTGGCCGATCTGGCGTCGGCAAGAATGTACTGTTGCCCCGATATCGACGAAAACACCGCTCTGGAAATAATCGGCGGGCGCCATCCGGTCATCGAAAATATTCTCCCGGCGGGAAATTTTATCGCCAACGACCTCTCTTTGGCGGCTGATACCGACCGGATTATGATTCTGACCGGCCCCAATATGTCGGGCAAATCGACTTATTTAAGACAAATCGGATTGATAGTGATTCTGGCACAGATCGGTTCTTTCGTACCGGCCGAGTCGGCCCGGATCGGTCTGGTCGATCGTGTGTTCACCCGTGTCGGGGCCATCGATAATCTGGCCCGCGGACAATCGACTTTTTTGGTCGAAATGATTGAAACTTCAAATATTCTCCACAACGCCACGGAAAAATCGCTACTTCTCCTGGATGAGGTTGGACGAGGGACGTCCACTTTCGACGGGCTTTCCATTGCCTGGGCGGTGGTCGAATTTATCAACGAAAATATCAGGGCGCGGACCGTTTTCGCCACCCATTATCATGAATTGACCGGCCTGGCGGCGTTGTATGATCGGGTCAGAAATTACCAGGTCTCGGTCAAAAGATGGGAAGACACCATTATTTTCCTGCACAAAATCATTCCCGGGGGATGTGACGATTCCTACGGCATCGAAGTGGCTCGTCTCGCCGGGGTGCCGCGATCCATTGTCGGCCGCTCACGGGAACTTCTGCACCTTCTGGAGTCGGGGAAATTCTCGCAGTCGGAACTGGCCCGGGGGATCCATAAAAATATGAATCAGCGATCCCTTTTCGATAGTCCGCCCTCGCCAGTGGAGGAGGAATTGCGCGAGATGAATATTGATTCTCTTACTCCTCTGGAGGCCTTGCGTATATTGAGTGAGATGAAAAGGAAACTCGATGACAAATAGCCGTAGTCCCGAAGTCTCGCAGAGATGGATTAAACCGCTGCCGGAAAGGTTAATCAATAAAATTGCGGCCGGCGAGGTAATCGAGCGCCCCGCGGCGGTGCTCAAGGAACTGGTCGAAAACTCTCTTGATGCCGGGGCGACAAAGATCGACATAATTGTCGAGAAATCCGGGACCAAATCGATAACCATCCTCGATAACGGCTGCGGTATCCCGGCCGAGCAAATGGAAATCGCCTTTTCCCGCCACGCCACCAGCAAAATCAGAGACTTTTCGGATTTGGAAAATTTGACCAGTTTCGGGTTTCGGGGCGAGGCCCTGCCATCGATAGCGTCGATATCGAAAACCCGTATGGTGTCCCGGACCGCCGAAGCCGACAGCGGGACGGAAATAATTATTGAGGGAGGGGTCGTCCAAAGTCTCAAGCCGGTGGCCGCCCCGCCTGGAACCAAAATTGAGGTGGGAGAACTTTTTTTCAATACCCCTGCGCGGCGCAAATTCCTGAAAGCCGAAGTGACCGAAGCGCGGCATTTGACCCGCAACGCGGTCGCCCTCGCCCTGAGCGCGCCCTCGGCCCGTTTCTCCTACTCCTTGAACGGCCGGGCGATTTATTCTGTCGATGATGATTCTAACAATATGAAACGCCGCGCCGGACGGCTCCTTCTCGGCGAAAAATATGAGCGCCTTCTCGAGATAACATCTATCGGCGAAAATATTGAAATCACCGGCTTTGTCAGTTATCCCGATCAGGGCCGCCAGAATCAGTACGGGCTGTTTCTTTTTATTAATAATCGATATATCAAATCCCAGAGTCTGACTCATGCCGTTATCTCCGGTTATGGGGAACTCCTGCCGCGCGGCAATTATCCCCTCGGGGCGGTATTTCTGAAAATCGACCCGGTCCGGGTTGATGTCAACGTGCATCCCACCAAGGCCGAAGTGCGACTGTCCGAAGAAACGCTGGTGCATGATATTCTGCATCATGCCGTCAAGCAGGCCCTGCGGCAGTCGGGGGCTCTTGGGCCGGCCGTCATTACTTCAACCGCGGCCCGGCCGGAAAGTCAATGGAGTGCCCGAGAGGCGATCCGCCGAATTGTCGATTTTAGCCCCCACCCGCCGATTCCCTCGCAGACAGCATTGAACGAATTGTACGGCAGGCAGGAATCCGGAATGCCCCCAAAGCCAAATCCTATCGAGGACGAGAATCCGCTATCCGGAATCGACTTAATTACTGAAAAACCGCCGGTCGAGTATCCGGGCGGAGTCAGTTTTCTGGGGCAATTTGCCGAACTGTATCTGGTCTTTCGGGATCTTGATACTATAACCATTATGGATCAGCACGCCGCGCATGAACGAATTCTCTATGAAGAAAATCTTCGCCTGATGAACTCCGGCGGTGGGATATCGCAAAGCCTGCTTTTTCCCGTTACGGTTGAATTATCACCGGAACGATATCTTCTCTTTGAAGAATCCGCCAATTATCTAAATAAAGTCGGTTTTCTCGCTGAACCGTTCGGAGCCAACGCTGTTTTGATTTCGACCGTCCCGGTCGCCCTGTCACGCAAATCGCCGGAAAAGATATTTGAGTCGGTTCTTGATGATATAGATTCAATACGGGCCGCCGGGGCCGATTTAATCAAGGCCGTGGCGCAATCTTTGGCCTGCCGGTCGGCGGTGATGGCGGGGGACCGCCTTGGCCCCGACGAAGCCATGGCCCTGTGGCGGCAGTTGATGAACACCGAAAATAAACATTGCTGTCCCCACGGCCGGCCGACCTTTTTGACAATTTCCCGGAACGAACTGGATGTCAAATTCGGCCGCAAATAGACCGGTGATTCCGATTTTGACCGGCCCCACGGGGGCGGGAAAAAGCGCCGCGCTTTTGCCGTTTTTGGAAAAATGTCCGTCGCTTGAAATTATCTCCGCCGACTCGCGGCAGATTTATAAATACCTCGACATCGGCACCGATAAGCCGTCGCAGGAGTTAAGGTCAAAATACAAATTTCATTTTATCGACCGGGTGGAACCGGGGGAGAGGTTCACCGCTTTTGATTTTGTCCGGGAATCGGAAATGATTATCGCCGAGAATTTGGCCAAAGGGCGGAGGCCTCTTATCTGCGGCGGGACCGGCTTATATATAAAGGCCCTTGTTGAAGGGATTGTCGAGATACCGGAAGACGACCTGCAGGTGCGGAGTCGTCTGGAAAGTGATGTCCTCGAAAAAGGACCGCAATATCTATTTGAAAGGCTCCAGGCCATAGACCCGATAGAAGCCGAAAAGACGCATCCTCACAATATCAGGAGGATAATCAGGGCTCTGGAAATTTTTGAAGTCTCGGGCAAAACCAAATCCGAGTTTATGAAGGAAGGGCAGGAGGCTCTTCCAAAATATAATTATGAAATTATCTGCCTGTTGCCGCCCCGGGAATTACTCTATAAACAGATTAATGACCGGGTCGATAAGATGATGGAGGGCGGCCTTCTGGCCGAAGTGGAAGACTTACGCGACCGGGGACTCGAAGAAAAAGTGATTGCCGTGAACGTAATCGGGTATAATGAATTGTTTGATTATTTAAATGACCGGATTTCGCTGGCGGGAGCGGTCAATTTGATTAAGCAGAATTCGAGGCGTTTCGCCAAAAGGCAGATTACCTGGTTTCGCGGCATGGAGGAGTTGAAATTTGCAGAATCGGGCCAAATGGCCGAAAATTATCTTAATGATTTGCTAAACGGGGAAATTAAATCTTGACACCGTTTGAGGCAGTTTTATATATATATATCAATGAGTTAGGCTGATAGGGCGGTTAAGACTTTGACTGTTCCGGCCGATAATGTATTTATGGGTTTGAATCCCTCAATTTTTGGTGGAAGGTTATGTATAGAAAAGTATTAGCGGGATTGCTGGTGGTGGTGTTAGCGGCGATATTTCTATCGTGTGCTGGTCCATTCACAAAGAAGCCGGCCACGGAGGCCAATTCGGGATATGATTATGAATCTGACTCGGCGTATGCAGATAATATCAGTATCGATTCTTTGATAGCCCTGGACCGGGTAGGTCAATCAGTCTATGATGATGCCCAAGCCGCCGACAGTGGCGGCGATTCCGCGGCCGATATCGATGACTATATCTGGCGCGAATTGAAAGTCGCCGAGGAATATTGTACGATGGGGGTTCTCGCCAATCGGGAGACGGCATGGGAAGAGGCCGCCTATTATTTTGAAAAAAGTCTGGCCATTTTGGGCGATCTCGATATTGACACGGAAAGTGATTCCCTGACCGATTCGGCCGTCAAATACAACCGCATTCTGGCCGAAGTTGCCGCCAATTATCGTTCTACTCTGGTGTCCTTGGGACAATTATCCGGCGATGTCTCCCCGGATATTCTTATCTCGCGCTTTTCCGAAATAAATCATATCAAGGTCGATTCCTCCGAAATGAAGCGCCTCGAGGCCTTTGCCCAGGAAAAAAACTCATACAATGTCCCGATCGTGATGAACGACCGGGTCAAGACTTGTATTGTCTACTACCAGACGGTTGCCCGCGACGCCATTGTCCGTTATCTGTCGCGCATGACCCGGTACCTGCCGATGATCCAGAAAATATTTCAGGAGTACGGATTGCCGACCGATCTCGCTTATCTGGCGATGGTCGAATCCGGTTTCAATAACCATGCTTATTCCTGGGCACGCGCCATGGGGATGTGGCAATTTATCGCGGAGACCGGCCGTCTTTACGGGATGAACCGCACCTGGTGGTACGACGAGCGCAAGGACCCGGTCAAATCGACCCATGCGGCCGCCCGATTTCTGAAGGACCTTTATAATGAATTCGGGAGTTGGGAACTGGCCCTGGCGGCCTATAATGGCGGCCCGCAGCGGGTACGTAATGTTACCAAGAAGCAGAAAACCAACGACTTCTGGAAACTGAAACTTAAAAAACAGACCATGGATTATGTCCCATTTTTCATGGCCGCCACGATGATCTGCAAGAACCCCGAAAAATTCGGCTTTGCCAATATTGATTATCAGCCGGAGGTTTCTTACGACGAGGTGCGTATTAACAAGAGCCTCGACCTGAAAGTGGTGGCCGATGCCATCGGATGCAGTCTGACCGAATTGCAGGACCTGAATCCGGAACTTCTGCGCCGCTATACGCCGCCCAATATCAGCCAGTACGTTTTAAGAATTCCCGGCGGGCGACAGGAGGCATTTCTGGCCTCCTATAGCGATATGCCGGTGGCGCAGCAGACCAGCTGGGTTCAGCACAAGATTCGGCGCGGCGAAAATATCGCCTCCATCGCCCGGAAATACGGTATCTCACAGTACGCTCTCATGGAAGCCAATAATCTGAATCGCCGTTCCCGGATCATCGCCGGGCGCAACCTGATTATTCCGGTTCCGGGCGGAAGCGCCCCGACCCGGGAAAGCCGGAGAAGAGCGTCATCGTATGACAGTGATGACGGCGTCTATGTTGTCCGGTCGGGGGACACGGTTTCCGATATCGCCCGGGCCTTCGGAGTCTCCGCGGATCAGATCCGCCGTCTCAACAATCTGGGACGAAGTTCCCGCATCTATGTCGGTCAGCGGCTGAAAATCCGCCACGAAGCCGATCAGCAGAGCCGTATCGACTCTTCCAAAAAATCGAATAAATCTTCCGGTCAGTCACGGACTTCATACATCGTCAAAAAAGGCGATTCAATTTGGGACATAGCGCGCCGCTTCGGAATCACCACACAGGCCCTTCAGGAATTGAACGGGCTGAACCGGCGCAGCCGCATATATCCCGGACAGAAGTTGCTTATCAATAGTCTGGAAGCGGATCGGGGCCGTTTTAAAACATACACGGTTCGGCGGGGTGACACCATTTACGGCATCGCCGGACAATTCAATACGACCATGTCCCAACTGGTTTCGTGGAATGATCTGGATAATCCGGAGATACTTCACGTGGGACAGAAAATCAGGATCTACTCCGATTGAGGTAAAAGAACTTGGCAACCAAAAAAGATATTGCGATCGGAATAATCATCGCCTTTTCCTTTGTCATCGCTATCGGCTTTTTCGGTCTTATGCTGGTCGGGGCATTTTCCGCCGAATCCGATTTTTCCCTGAGCGGTTTCGGCTCCCGGATAGCGGTTGTTGATGTTGTAGGCACCATAACCGATGC comes from the Candidatus Zixiibacteriota bacterium genome and includes:
- a CDS encoding putative DNA mismatch repair protein MutL (Evidence 3 : Putative function from multiple computational evidences) yields the protein MTNSRSPEVSQRWIKPLPERLINKIAAGEVIERPAAVLKELVENSLDAGATKIDIIVEKSGTKSITILDNGCGIPAEQMEIAFSRHATSKIRDFSDLENLTSFGFRGEALPSIASISKTRMVSRTAEADSGTEIIIEGGVVQSLKPVAAPPGTKIEVGELFFNTPARRKFLKAEVTEARHLTRNAVALALSAPSARFSYSLNGRAIYSVDDDSNNMKRRAGRLLLGEKYERLLEITSIGENIEITGFVSYPDQGRQNQYGLFLFINNRYIKSQSLTHAVISGYGELLPRGNYPLGAVFLKIDPVRVDVNVHPTKAEVRLSEETLVHDILHHAVKQALRQSGALGPAVITSTAARPESQWSAREAIRRIVDFSPHPPIPSQTALNELYGRQESGMPPKPNPIEDENPLSGIDLITEKPPVEYPGGVSFLGQFAELYLVFRDLDTITIMDQHAAHERILYEENLRLMNSGGGISQSLLFPVTVELSPERYLLFEESANYLNKVGFLAEPFGANAVLISTVPVALSRKSPEKIFESVLDDIDSIRAAGADLIKAVAQSLACRSAVMAGDRLGPDEAMALWRQLMNTENKHCCPHGRPTFLTISRNELDVKFGRK
- the miaA gene encoding tRNA dimethylallyltransferase, yielding MSNSAANRPVIPILTGPTGAGKSAALLPFLEKCPSLEIISADSRQIYKYLDIGTDKPSQELRSKYKFHFIDRVEPGERFTAFDFVRESEMIIAENLAKGRRPLICGGTGLYIKALVEGIVEIPEDDLQVRSRLESDVLEKGPQYLFERLQAIDPIEAEKTHPHNIRRIIRALEIFEVSGKTKSEFMKEGQEALPKYNYEIICLLPPRELLYKQINDRVDKMMEGGLLAEVEDLRDRGLEEKVIAVNVIGYNELFDYLNDRISLAGAVNLIKQNSRRFAKRQITWFRGMEELKFAESGQMAENYLNDLLNGEIKS
- the mutS gene encoding DNA mismatch repair protein MutS, whose amino-acid sequence is MKKGSGGHDGITPLMRQYNKIKEQYPDKILFFRMGDFYEMFGDDAVKAAPILNVALTSRGHMNGARIPLAGVPYHAMDKYLARLLEAGEKVVVVEQVEDPKLAKGVVKREVVEIITPGTATIDGVADIASPLYLGGIYQDNDASAAGIAYIDLLSGKFYLDEGTSEKMIEKLRVLSPQEIIFPSGESVPDLIEVLKRSGERRLTPFDGWNFDYQTAVRELTAFFGVGTLDGFGVAPFHRGLTAAGAIYRYLREANRNHLDHVTKITVAASDDYMALDYSTVRNLELVKNLSESTEKDSLFSAVNLTLTAGGARLLKENILHPFCRPEPILHRQKGVKELFLQREISLRLPPLLRKFPDLERLAGRLGMRKLNPRQLASLREGLLVADELMTIVRDLRSPVFQDMVQSYPATMELSRLIEKALTDEPPLVSNKGNVIRAGYSAELDNLKDSIKSARVFIASLQQKERERTGIPSLKVGYNQVFGYYIEITRTHLEKTPSDYIRKQTLVNAERFITQELKEKEELIAAAEEKIFALEERLYNELVENAAESLKDIIAVAEIISEFDLIAALADLASARMYCCPDIDENTALEIIGGRHPVIENILPAGNFIANDLSLAADTDRIMILTGPNMSGKSTYLRQIGLIVILAQIGSFVPAESARIGLVDRVFTRVGAIDNLARGQSTFLVEMIETSNILHNATEKSLLLLDEVGRGTSTFDGLSIAWAVVEFINENIRARTVFATHYHELTGLAALYDRVRNYQVSVKRWEDTIIFLHKIIPGGCDDSYGIEVARLAGVPRSIVGRSRELLHLLESGKFSQSELARGIHKNMNQRSLFDSPPSPVEEELREMNIDSLTPLEALRILSEMKRKLDDK
- a CDS encoding putative Lytic transglycosylase catalytic (Evidence 3 : Putative function from multiple computational evidences) — its product is MYRKVLAGLLVVVLAAIFLSCAGPFTKKPATEANSGYDYESDSAYADNISIDSLIALDRVGQSVYDDAQAADSGGDSAADIDDYIWRELKVAEEYCTMGVLANRETAWEEAAYYFEKSLAILGDLDIDTESDSLTDSAVKYNRILAEVAANYRSTLVSLGQLSGDVSPDILISRFSEINHIKVDSSEMKRLEAFAQEKNSYNVPIVMNDRVKTCIVYYQTVARDAIVRYLSRMTRYLPMIQKIFQEYGLPTDLAYLAMVESGFNNHAYSWARAMGMWQFIAETGRLYGMNRTWWYDERKDPVKSTHAAARFLKDLYNEFGSWELALAAYNGGPQRVRNVTKKQKTNDFWKLKLKKQTMDYVPFFMAATMICKNPEKFGFANIDYQPEVSYDEVRINKSLDLKVVADAIGCSLTELQDLNPELLRRYTPPNISQYVLRIPGGRQEAFLASYSDMPVAQQTSWVQHKIRRGENIASIARKYGISQYALMEANNLNRRSRIIAGRNLIIPVPGGSAPTRESRRRASSYDSDDGVYVVRSGDTVSDIARAFGVSADQIRRLNNLGRSSRIYVGQRLKIRHEADQQSRIDSSKKSNKSSGQSRTSYIVKKGDSIWDIARRFGITTQALQELNGLNRRSRIYPGQKLLINSLEADRGRFKTYTVRRGDTIYGIAGQFNTTMSQLVSWNDLDNPEILHVGQKIRIYSD